A single Gloeocapsa sp. DLM2.Bin57 DNA region contains:
- a CDS encoding phage holin family protein has product MLNFLLTWALATISLVITAYIVPGITVSSFTGAAIASLVIGFLNATVKPILVILTLPLTILTLGLFLLVVNGISLSLASYLTPDFLSVNGFWPAVIGAIVLSIISSFLGGFAQDFKN; this is encoded by the coding sequence ATGTTAAATTTTCTCTTAACATGGGCTTTGGCAACAATTTCCCTGGTTATCACCGCTTACATAGTACCAGGAATCACGGTAAGTAGTTTTACGGGAGCGGCGATCGCTTCTTTGGTGATTGGGTTTCTCAACGCAACAGTCAAACCGATCTTAGTTATTTTGACCTTACCTTTGACTATTCTCACTCTTGGGTTATTTTTACTGGTAGTCAATGGTATTTCCCTGTCTTTAGCGAGCTATTTAACTCCTGATTTTTTAAGTGTCAATGGCTTTTGGCCCGCGGTAATCGGTGCGATTGTTTTATCAATTATTTCTTCTTTCCTCGGGGGTTTTGCTCAAGATTTTAAAAATTGA